Below is a window of Ralstonia pickettii DNA.
GCTATCCGCGCAGACACGCGAACGGATTGCCCTGGCAATCGCGGAAGTCAACGGCTGCGATTACTGCCTGTCAGCGCACGCTTACCTCGCGAAAAATGTCGCGAAACTCAATGACGCCGAGATCGCTGCGAATCGGCACGGCAAGTCGAACGACCCAAAGGCCGATGCCGCCGTACGCTTTGCTGTGCTGGTTGCCCAACAGCGCGGGCGTGTCGCTGACGTGGAGTTGGCAGCCGTCAAGGCGGCGGGCTACACCGATGCCGACATCATCGAGATTGTCCAGAACGTTGCGCTGAACGTCTGG
It encodes the following:
- a CDS encoding carboxymuconolactone decarboxylase family protein — translated: MPRIPTPTTIADAPAASRPLLEAVEQQLGVVPNLFRMVANSPAALEGYLALSGALAKGKLSAQTRERIALAIAEVNGCDYCLSAHAYLAKNVAKLNDAEIAANRHGKSNDPKADAAVRFAVLVAQQRGRVADVELAAVKAAGYTDADIIEIVQNVALNVWTNYINVVAQTEIDFPLVSAEAVA